The genomic stretch GGTCAGGCGATCATCTTCAAGATGGAAAGCCACAACCACCCTTCCTTCATCGAACCCTATCAGGGGGCGGCGACCGGCGTTGGCGGCATCCTGCGCGATGTTTTCACCATGGGGGCGCGGCCCATCGCCAATATGAACGCCCTGCGCTTCGGTCGCCCGGAACACGCCAGGACCAGACATCTGGTGGCGGGCGTAGTCGCCGGCATCGGCGGCTACGGCAACTGCGTCGGCGTACCCACCGTCGGCGGCGAGTGCGACTTTCATTCGGCTTATGACGGCAACATTCTGGTCAACGCCATGACCGTAGGGCTGGTCGATGCCGATAGGATTTTCTATTCAGCCGCCGCCGGCGTCGGCAATCCGGTGGTCTATGTCGGCTCGAAGACGGGGCGAGACGGCATTCACGGCGCCACCATGGCCTCGGCCGAGTTCAACGAGGATTCCGAGGAGAAACGTCCCACCGTGCAGGTCGGCGATCCCTTCACCGAGAAGCTGCTGATCGAGGCCTGCATGGAATTGATGTCCACCGACGCCATCGTCGGCATCCAGGACATGGGAGCGGCGGGGCTGACCTCATCGTCCTTCGAGATGGCCTCCAAGGGCGGCATGGGCGTCGAACTGGACCTCGACAAGGCGCCGATGCGCGAAGAAGGCATGACCGCCTATGAACTGATGCTGTCGGAAAGCCAGGAACGCATGTTGATGGTCATCAAGCCCGGCAAGGAAGAAATGACCCGCGCCATCTTCGAGAAATGGGAACTGGACTTCGCCGTCATCGGCCGGCTTACCGACACCGGTCGCATGGTGCTGAGGATGAACGGCGAGATTGTGGCTGATCTCCCCATCGACCCGCTGGCCGAGGCCTCCCCCGAGTACGACCGTCCCTGGCGGCCGACCCCGAAACGGCAGACGGTTACCGCCGTTAAAGACTGTGACCCGATAGCGGCGCTCAAAACCCTGATCGGCTGTCCCGATCTGGCCTCCAAGCGTTGGATATGGGAACAATACGACCACATGGTCATGACCGACACCGTGCAGCGTCCGGGAGGCGACGCCGCCGTGGTCCGGGTGCACGGGACCCAGAAGGCGGTGGCAATCACCACCGACTGCACGCCCCGTTATTGCTACGCCGACCCGATTGAGGGCGGCAAGCAGGCGGTGGCCGAGACCTGGCGCAACCTGACGGCGGTGGGGGCCAAACCGCTGGCGATCACCGACTGCATGAACTTCGGCAACCCGCAGCGCCCCGAAATCATGGGCCAGTTTGTCGGCTGCATCGAAGGCATGAGGGCCGCCTGCATCGCCCTTGACTACCCGGTAGTTTCGGGCAACGTGTCGCTGTACAACGAGACCAACGGCAAGGCCGTTTTGCCGACGCCGGCCATCGGCGGCGTCGGGCTGCTGGCGGATGTCGGTAAGGCCGTCTCCCTGTCCTTTAAGGAACAGGGCCAAGCCGTCATTCTGATCGGCGATACCGAGGGTCATCTCGGCTCCTCTCTCTACCTGCGCGAGGTCGAGGGCCGCGAAGAAGGGGCGCCGCCCCCCGTCGATTTGCAGGCCGAGCGGCGAAACGGCGATTTTGTGCGCCAAATGATCGAGGAAGGCCGTCTTACCGCATGTCATGACCTTTCCGGCGGCGGTCTTCTCGTCGCCCTGGCGGAAATGGCTATGGCCGGAAAGATAGGCGCCGAAATAGAGATTCCGTCCGGCGGCGCCCCACTTAACGCCCGGTTGTTCGGCGAGGACCAGGGACGCTATTTGTTGACCTGCGTCAATGCGGAGGAGCTTCTGGAAAGGGCAAAAGACGCCTTGGTTCCGGCGCTGCGGATCGGGACCACGGGCGGAGACTCGTTGACTGTCAACCGATTTCATTCCATATCGGTGAATGAACTGAGCGATATCAACGAAGGCTGGCTGCCCGGTTACATGGCGGCGTAAAACAAAGGCGGGACGCATCATGGCGATGGACGCAAGAGAAATTGAGCAACTGATCATAACGGCCATCCCCGACGCCAAGGTCACCATTGAGGATCTGCGCGGCGACGGCGACCACTACGGCGCCCTGGTCATCTCCGGCCAATTCGTCGGCAAAAGCCGTGTGCAACAGCATCAGATGGTCTATAAGGCCCTGCAAGGACGAATGGGCAACGAGTTGCACGCCTTGGCTCTTCAGACCGGCGTTCCCCAGGACGATTAAGACTTCCATCAAGAAAGGAAAACAATAATGAACGAAAGCCCAGTATTCACGCGCATCCGGGCGGCGCTCGACGAAAATCCCGTACTGCTTTTCATGAAGGGATCGCCGATGTTTCCCCAATGCGGATTCTCGGCGGCGACGGTGCAGGTCCTCACCGAAGCGGGGATCAAGTTCAAGAGCGTCGACGTGCTGGCGGATATGGAAATCCGCGAAGGCATCAAGCAATTCTCCAACTGGCCGACCATCCCCCAGCTTTACATCAAGGGTGAGTTCATCGGCGGCTGCGACATCGTCCGCGAGATGTTTGAAAGCGGTGAGTTGACAAAACTTCTTAAAGATAAAGGCGTCGAATTCGCCAAGACAAAAACGGAGCAGAGCAGTTGCTGCGGGTCCTGCATGTAAGGTAAGCGGAAAGTTTGTCGGCGGCGGGTTCCCATGGCCCCACCTATTCTCATTCTGCGCGACATTCATCTGACCTTCGGCGGAGCGCCTGTCCTTGAGGGGGCGGAGCTTTTTGTTTCAAGGGGGGAGAGGCTGTGTCTGGTCGGCCGCAACGGCTCGGGAAAGTCGACTCTTCTCAAGATCGCCGCCGGTCTGATTGAGGCCGATGAGGGCGAACGCTTCGTTCAGTCGGGAGTGACGATCCGCTATCTGCCCCAAGAGCCGGATATTTCCGGGTACGCGACGACTCTTGCCTATGTCGAGGCGGGACTTGGGCCGGGCGACGACTCTTATCGGGCGCAGCATCTGCTGGAGCAACTGGGCCTCACCGGCGAAGAACAGCCGTCGCATCTTTCCGGCGGCGAAGCGCGGCGGTGCGCCCTGGCCCGCGCCCTGGCCCCCGAACCCGATATCCTGCTTCTCGACGAACCGACCAACCATCTGGACCTGCCCGCCATCGAATGGCTGGAGAATGAACTGGCCGGTCTGCGCTCCGCCCTGGTGTTGATCAGCCATGACCGGCGCTTCCTTGAGAACCTGTCGCGGGCGACCGTCTGGCTGGATCGCGGTCAGGCGCGGCGCCTGGATCGGGGATTTTCCGAATTTGAAGCATGGCGCGACGAAACCCTGGAACAGGAAGATGTTGACCGTCATAAGCTGGTGCGCAAAATCGCCATGGAAAATCATTGGCTGATTCACGGCGTCACGGCGCGCCGGAAGCGCAATCAGG from Rhodospirillales bacterium RIFCSPLOWO2_02_FULL_58_16 encodes the following:
- a CDS encoding phosphoribosylformylglycinamidine synthase II, with the translated sequence FSVMWSEHCSYKSSKKWLKTLPTEAEWVICGPGENAGVIDIGDGQAIIFKMESHNHPSFIEPYQGAATGVGGILRDVFTMGARPIANMNALRFGRPEHARTRHLVAGVVAGIGGYGNCVGVPTVGGECDFHSAYDGNILVNAMTVGLVDADRIFYSAAAGVGNPVVYVGSKTGRDGIHGATMASAEFNEDSEEKRPTVQVGDPFTEKLLIEACMELMSTDAIVGIQDMGAAGLTSSSFEMASKGGMGVELDLDKAPMREEGMTAYELMLSESQERMLMVIKPGKEEMTRAIFEKWELDFAVIGRLTDTGRMVLRMNGEIVADLPIDPLAEASPEYDRPWRPTPKRQTVTAVKDCDPIAALKTLIGCPDLASKRWIWEQYDHMVMTDTVQRPGGDAAVVRVHGTQKAVAITTDCTPRYCYADPIEGGKQAVAETWRNLTAVGAKPLAITDCMNFGNPQRPEIMGQFVGCIEGMRAACIALDYPVVSGNVSLYNETNGKAVLPTPAIGGVGLLADVGKAVSLSFKEQGQAVILIGDTEGHLGSSLYLREVEGREEGAPPPVDLQAERRNGDFVRQMIEEGRLTACHDLSGGGLLVALAEMAMAGKIGAEIEIPSGGAPLNARLFGEDQGRYLLTCVNAEELLERAKDALVPALRIGTTGGDSLTVNRFHSISVNELSDINEGWLPGYMAA
- a CDS encoding ATP-binding protein, with the protein product MAMDAREIEQLIITAIPDAKVTIEDLRGDGDHYGALVISGQFVGKSRVQQHQMVYKALQGRMGNELHALALQTGVPQDD
- a CDS encoding monothiol glutaredoxin, Grx4 family, coding for MNESPVFTRIRAALDENPVLLFMKGSPMFPQCGFSAATVQVLTEAGIKFKSVDVLADMEIREGIKQFSNWPTIPQLYIKGEFIGGCDIVREMFESGELTKLLKDKGVEFAKTKTEQSSCCGSCM